DNA from Flavobacterium aestivum:
TTGGGAATTTTTCTTTGCATTCTTGCGCCATAATTGCTGGCAACTCTTCGCCACTACATACAATATGCGACAAACAATTGCATTTTTCTTTGTCTACATCCAACAAGAATACGCCTAACATTGAAGGTACAAAATGGATTATTGTAACCTGTTTTTTATTGATTACTTCTTGCAAATAAGTAGCATCCTTATGTCCTTCCGGTTTTGCTATGACCAGAGAACTTCCCGTGATAAAAGGCAAGATTAACTCCCAAACTGAAACATCAAAAGTATATGGGGTTTTTTGAAGAAAAACTTCTTTCTCTCCAACCTCTAAATACGATTTCATCCATAACAATCGGTTATACAATCCTGCATGATGATTCAATACGCCTTTTGGGTTTCCTGTAGATCCGGAAGTATAAATGCAATAAGCTAAATGATTAACTAAATTGCCTATTTGAAGCGATGCTTTACTATAAGAATTTTGATGTGATTGGAATTTCTCAAATTCATTTTCATCAATACAAAGTTTCAGCTTGGCATCCTTTGTTATATAATCTATTCTTTCCTGAGGATAATTTACATCCATCGGGATATATGCTCCTCCCGATTTTAATATCCCAAAAATAGCAACCATCATACGCTCGCTCCTATCGAGTCTGATTCCAACTAAATCGTCTGGCTTTATGGCATAATTTTCAATCAAATAAGCTGCCAACTGATTGGATTGCTCATTTAATTCACTGTATGTTAATTCCTTTTCTTCAAATAATACTGCAATATTATTTGGAGTCTTGGCTACTTGCTCTTCGAATAAATCGATTATTGTTTTGTCTTTCGGATAAATTACTTCGGTGTCATTAAAATCAACTAATAGTTGTTGTTTTTCTTTATCGGTTAAGTAATTTACTTTTTGAATAAGACTTTCTGGATGCTCTAATGATTCTGTAAGCAGGTTTTCTAAATGAAGAAACATTCTTTCTATCAAATGTTCTTCGTAGATATCTGTATTATACTCAATTCTAAGGTCTAACCCTTCTTTTTCAACGAAAGTAAAACTGATGTCAAATTGAGAGGTTTTATTCTTAAACTCATAATCACTTACTTCAAGACTAATAAGTTCTTCGGTATTAAGATTATTTAACTGTCCTTGATTTTGCAACACCACCAATACATCAAATAAAGCTGAACGACTGGTATCTCTCTTTAAATTCAATTTTCCCACTAGCGCATCAAAAGGATAATTTTGATGGTCATAAGCATTTAATAAAGTTTCTTTTTGTGTGGCAACCAAATCCAAAAAGCTGCTTTCCTCTTTTAGTTGAGTTCGTATGGCAAGCGTATTCAAATACAGCCCCATTTGATTCTCTAAATCCGGATGTTCTCTTCCTGCTATTGGGGTTCCAACTATAATATCATTCTGACCTGAATATCTATGCAACAAGGCATTTATTCCTGCCATCAAGGTCATAAATAAAGTGACATCATGCTCTTTTGAAAATGCTCTTAACTTCTCTAAAAATGCATTTGAAAATTGATGAACCAGATTATTTCCGTTATACGTTTGCACTAACGGACGGGTTCTAAAACTTGGTAATTCTAATACTGGTAATTCTCCAGTAAACTGATTTAACCAATACTGTTCTGATGTTTTATATTTTTCTTCTTGTAATTCCTGATTAAGCCATACCGCATAATCTTTATACTGAATGCCTAATTCAGGTAAATTAGTTTTACCTCCTTGTGTTAATGCATTGTATGTTTTTACAACCTCAGCAATCAATAACTCTATTGACCATCCATCACCAATGATATGATGTAAGGATAAGAAAAATACATACTCATCTTGGCTTAACTTGATTAATGAAGCTCTTACAAGTGGCGCGTTTTCTAAATCAAAAGGTTGACTATTTTTATCCTGTAAATAATTAGCTATCTCATCTTTCTTGTTTTCAACTGAACTATAATCTTTCTCAGATATCTTAAAGTTTATTTGTTCAGCTGGTGTAATATATTGCTGAATTTCTCCTTCTGCATTCGTTTTAAAATAGGTTCTTAAAATCTCATGACGATGCATTAATAGTCTAAACGATTCTTCAAATTTTTGAGCATCAACCGTTCCTGTCAATTTAACCGTTGCCGGCATATTATAGGCTATAGAACCTCCGTCTAACTGGCTCAATATCCATAGCCTGTTTTGTGCTGCTGTTAACGGATAAGATGCTGCTACTGGAGCTTTAGGTATTGCCAAATAATCATTCTCCTGTAATTGTTTGGCTAATCCTTCTATGCTCGGGTTTGTGAAAAACACTTTAAAAGATACCGTTTTCCCTAATTGCTTATGGGTTCTATTAATTACTTGAGCAATAATTAAACTATGTCCTCCTAACTCAAAAAAGTTATCTGTTATCCCTATTCTTTCTATCCCTAATACTTCTTGCCATATGGCTACTAAGCTTTTTTCTACTTCATTTCTTGGAGCGACATACGCTCTTCTTATAATATCATCACCTGTGATACCTGGAAGCGTTTTTCTATCTATTTTTCCGTTTGGAGTTAATGGCAGTTTTTCTAATGCTACATAAAATCCTGGAACCATATAATCAGGTAGTCTGTTTTGCAGAAAATTTCGCAATTCAGATTTATCCACTTGTTTAGTAGCTACCAAATAAGCTACTAATACTTTCTCCTGGTTGTTTTCTTTTACCTCAACAACTACTTGTTTTAAATCTTCTGAAAACTGTGATATTGTATTTTCTATTTCTCCCAGCTCTATTCTGTACCCTCTTATCTTTACCTGATGGTCTTTTCTGCCCAAAAACTCAATATCTCCGTTTGCTAACCAACAGCCTAAATCACCTGTATCATACATACGCTCTCCTTCTTGAAAAGGATTAGCAACGAACTTTTCGGAAGTAAGTTCCGGCTTGTTTAAATATCCTCTGGCTACGCCTGATCCCGATACATATATTTTTCCTGCAACTCCTATTGGTAAAAGTTGTAATGCATCGTCTAATATGTAAATCTTAGTATTTGATATTGGTCTCCCAATTGGAATAACTGGCTTATCAAAATCATTTTTGGATACCTTATAAATCGACACACAAACGGCACATTCCGTAGGTCCATAGGCGTTATAATACTCAATTCCGGATTCTACAACTGCTATTGCTTTAGTTGGATTAGCAGATTCTCCAGCCGTAATGATACATCTCAATCCTGAAATATCTTTTTCGGACAATAATCCTAAATAACTTGGAGGAAAAGTGACTACTGATGCTTTTATTTCTTTTAAGAAACCTATAAATTGATCTTTGTCTTTTATTATTTCATCTGTTGGAATGCATAATGTAGCCCCACTATACAAACTCATCATAATCTCAGATATAGATGCATCAAAAGCTACTGAAGCAAACCATACAATCTTGTCATCATTGCTAATTCCAAATGATTCAATCTGATCCAAAGACATGTTTATATTACTCGTATGCTCTATCATTACCCCTTTTGGTTGCCCTGTAGAACCCGATGTATAAATCACATATGCTAAATCTTTAGGCGAAATAGACCTATTTATATTCTCACTACTATTTGCATCAATGTTTATTGTGCTTAGATCAATTGTCTCGCAATTATCTATATCTAATGCAGCACTGTCACAAATTATTAGTTTTAAACCACTGTCATTTATTAAATAATCAATTCTTTCTTGTGGATAATTGGTGTCTATGGGCAGATAAACTGCTCCTAACTTTAATATTGCCAATAACGAAACGATTCCAATATCTGATTTAGGTAAAAACACTCCAATTATGTCCCCTGTATTGATGGTATGTTGGGAAGAAATATAATTGGCTAACTGATTTGCTTTTTCGTTTAATATCGAATAGGTTAAATTCGATTCTCCAAATACAACTGCAACATTATTTGGTGTTTTTGCAACTTGTTCTTCAAATAAATCAACTATCGTTTTTTCTTTCGGATATGCTACAGCTGTATTATTAAAATCTACTAATAATTGATGCTTTTCTTTTTCAGATAGTAGCTCATAATCCGATAAGTTTGGTGTTATATTATTTTCTAAATTAACTATAAACTGTTTAAAATACTTAACCAAATACTCTACGATTCCTTTCTTTACAAAATCTTCTAAATAAGAAACGTGAATTTCTAAATCCTCATTCTCATTTATTCTTATATTAAGCAAAATACCATGACAATCTAAATTCCTTTCTGAATTGACCCCAATACTGTAATTTGACAGAGTGTTTAAATCATTAAAACTTATCTTTCCAGATAAATCATCATTGTTATAGTCTGAATATTTTAATGACTCTAAAATTTCATCTTTTACCTTTTGAAGATATTCTTTAAAAGATATATTTAAGTCTATAGGAAATGATTGGAGTAAAGAATTGCATTGATCTTTATAATCTGAAACGACATAACCGTCAAATTCATTAATCAGTTTTTTTAACAAAAAAGAATAAATAGCACTTATAACTGTAGCTTGAGCTATTAAATTACTATTTGTAAGCTTATTGAAATAGCTTAGTTCATCGGCCTTAATAGTAACACATGAAAGATTATTTTGTCTATCCTGTAGCCCAATAACCCTCTCCCTGTTTAGTACTTTTTTCTTCCAATATTTTGAAACTAAACTAAAATTATTTGTCACTTCACTCTTATCCATAAATTCCAAATTCGTATTTCTTGTTTACAATCGTATTCTATTGAATTATTTTATTTAATAACCGCTTAAATGATTCCGCATGGTCTATCATTTATACCTTATCCATTAACTATAAAGTCTAAATTTTCCTTCAAAATGTTAATTTTTAATATTTGCTTATAAATTTCGCACGAAAATAGTAGCAACATTCTTCAAAAAATTACGGTTTTTTAATTGAAAAATTACGGTCTCACATATATAGCATAAAAACCACTGATTATTAATTAAATAACCCTACAAATAAGCACTTTGAACAGCTATTTTAACTTTAAGTTAATGAAAAAATAATACAGAAAAAACTTACTAAATAAGCATTTGGAGTGGTACTGTTTTGGCTCCTTGCATGTTTAAAATCTTAAGATAAATAGGCTGTAAAAGTTGCACGTTTTTTATGTTTTTTTTCTACCTCGAATTGATTGGAAAATCATATTAACCACAAAAAATGGTAGTGGAAAAGTTGAATATTTCAGATCAAACTGCCAGTAAAACAAAGGGCTTGATTGGAAAATTTGGAAATAAAACATACATCGAAAATGCTATTCCAAAAAAAAATTATTACTGGTTTCATCTTAAAAAAAATTCAGTAGTGATTAGGTAAACATCTCTATAAATTATATCGAAATTGAAATATGACTTGAAGTGTAAAATTTGATTTTCTTAAAAAAAAATAGTTTTAATTTCATTTAGTGTAAAAAAAACCACTAAGATTCATTATAATTGTACGATATAACCGTAATATTTAATTAGTATTGTATGAAATTGGACAAAAAATGGATATAAATCTTAATATATTAATAGTCGATGATCACCCAATGACAGTTGATAGTTATATTAACCTATTATCTGGGATCAATTTTCAAAAAAAAGCACCAAACTTCATAAAATGTTATAATTGTGAAGATGCTTATAACAAAATAAAATTTTTACTAAGACAAAACACAAAAATTGATTTGGCTATATTAGATGTTAGTCTCCCTCCTTATAGTGGACTTAATATTAATAATGGCATTGATTTGGCTTTGCTCATTAGAGAAAAACTGGCAAATTGCAAAATAGTCCTTCTTACAATGCATAGTAAACCCTTAACGGTAGACAAAATCATTAAAGGGATACAACCTGAAGGATTCATCTCAAAAAGTGATATTAACTTTGAGTTATTTCCAGTTATTTGTAGAAAGATTCTTGAAGGTGAAATATTCCGAAGCAATACTATAATAGATTCTCAAAGAGAATTATTTAAAAGAAACATAAACTGGGATAATCATGACTGTCAAATTTTGAGCTTAATTTCTCAAGGAATTAAAACAGTTAATCTTCCCAACTACATCCCTCTTTCTATGAGTGCTATAGAAAAAAGAAAAGCAAACATAAAAGATCAGCTTTTAAAAGGAAAAGGCAGTGATAAAGATCTAATTGATAAAGCTCAAAATTTAGGGTTATTGTAAATCCCAAAAATCAATTCAACTATTAATTAATGCTTATACAAATACATTATAAATTCTAGGTTATCTAAAAACATTAATATGAGTATGAGGTATTCGACTGTTGCCTTATTCATTCACAAAAAAATGGGACAAGTACTAAAAGACTGCTTGTCCCATTTTTTATTTTTCTATTTTTTTGAAAGTAATGGTATACGTCTCAATACTTCATTGATTCTTCTCCTAATTTTCTCCTCTGTCAGATTTACTAAATACTTTATTTAAGCAACACCATTTGCTATTTCGTTAAGTGATGAAATAGATGGCAATAAACAGTAAGCTGTTCCTTGGGTAACCACAAATTGAGGTAATGGTCCGGTAATAACTATGTTTGTACCATCTGGCATGGGTATAGTAAAGTCTGGATCAACATTGCCTGGCAGAGGGCAAATGCGATTGGCTATTAATGGATCCTGTGGTGTATTATTTGCGGGATCAAAGACTGGGCTAAAATTGTTCATGTTAATCCATCCATAAATAGTTTCAAACTGAGAGTTTAAATCGCCACAAAGAAACAAACCTATGAGACCTCGATTGGCATTTGGATCAATAGCCATTGGTGCTCCATAAGCCATTCCGCGTCTTAGAATACGTGGTACTAGGGTTGAACCTGCAACATCTACACCTTCATCTCTTGGGTTTGAAACCCTTGTGTGTGCAGAAAAAGGACATTTCATCCCTTTCATATCATCATTGGCTTTATACCCAAAATCAGTACTTTTAGACGTACTTTGTTCAGGTGCATTTGGTGAAAGCACCAGTGGCGAACCATTACGCCAACGTCCGCATAATTTAGCGGCAAGCCATTCGACTGTATATTCTTTGGTCATTTTTATTTGTGGAGCTATTAGCTCTGCCTTTTCTTCTAAAAAGGCATTAAATGTTTTTGTGTCCTGATGAAGGATTCTTAATGCATTATAACAACCATTTTTAGCAAACTTAGCCTCTGGGCCAGAAAGCG
Protein-coding regions in this window:
- a CDS encoding response regulator — translated: MDINLNILIVDDHPMTVDSYINLLSGINFQKKAPNFIKCYNCEDAYNKIKFLLRQNTKIDLAILDVSLPPYSGLNINNGIDLALLIREKLANCKIVLLTMHSKPLTVDKIIKGIQPEGFISKSDINFELFPVICRKILEGEIFRSNTIIDSQRELFKRNINWDNHDCQILSLISQGIKTVNLPNYIPLSMSAIEKRKANIKDQLLKGKGSDKDLIDKAQNLGLL
- a CDS encoding non-ribosomal peptide synthetase, which translates into the protein MDKSEVTNNFSLVSKYWKKKVLNRERVIGLQDRQNNLSCVTIKADELSYFNKLTNSNLIAQATVISAIYSFLLKKLINEFDGYVVSDYKDQCNSLLQSFPIDLNISFKEYLQKVKDEILESLKYSDYNNDDLSGKISFNDLNTLSNYSIGVNSERNLDCHGILLNIRINENEDLEIHVSYLEDFVKKGIVEYLVKYFKQFIVNLENNITPNLSDYELLSEKEKHQLLVDFNNTAVAYPKEKTIVDLFEEQVAKTPNNVAVVFGESNLTYSILNEKANQLANYISSQHTINTGDIIGVFLPKSDIGIVSLLAILKLGAVYLPIDTNYPQERIDYLINDSGLKLIICDSAALDIDNCETIDLSTINIDANSSENINRSISPKDLAYVIYTSGSTGQPKGVMIEHTSNINMSLDQIESFGISNDDKIVWFASVAFDASISEIMMSLYSGATLCIPTDEIIKDKDQFIGFLKEIKASVVTFPPSYLGLLSEKDISGLRCIITAGESANPTKAIAVVESGIEYYNAYGPTECAVCVSIYKVSKNDFDKPVIPIGRPISNTKIYILDDALQLLPIGVAGKIYVSGSGVARGYLNKPELTSEKFVANPFQEGERMYDTGDLGCWLANGDIEFLGRKDHQVKIRGYRIELGEIENTISQFSEDLKQVVVEVKENNQEKVLVAYLVATKQVDKSELRNFLQNRLPDYMVPGFYVALEKLPLTPNGKIDRKTLPGITGDDIIRRAYVAPRNEVEKSLVAIWQEVLGIERIGITDNFFELGGHSLIIAQVINRTHKQLGKTVSFKVFFTNPSIEGLAKQLQENDYLAIPKAPVAASYPLTAAQNRLWILSQLDGGSIAYNMPATVKLTGTVDAQKFEESFRLLMHRHEILRTYFKTNAEGEIQQYITPAEQINFKISEKDYSSVENKKDEIANYLQDKNSQPFDLENAPLVRASLIKLSQDEYVFFLSLHHIIGDGWSIELLIAEVVKTYNALTQGGKTNLPELGIQYKDYAVWLNQELQEEKYKTSEQYWLNQFTGELPVLELPSFRTRPLVQTYNGNNLVHQFSNAFLEKLRAFSKEHDVTLFMTLMAGINALLHRYSGQNDIIVGTPIAGREHPDLENQMGLYLNTLAIRTQLKEESSFLDLVATQKETLLNAYDHQNYPFDALVGKLNLKRDTSRSALFDVLVVLQNQGQLNNLNTEELISLEVSDYEFKNKTSQFDISFTFVEKEGLDLRIEYNTDIYEEHLIERMFLHLENLLTESLEHPESLIQKVNYLTDKEKQQLLVDFNDTEVIYPKDKTIIDLFEEQVAKTPNNIAVLFEEKELTYSELNEQSNQLAAYLIENYAIKPDDLVGIRLDRSERMMVAIFGILKSGGAYIPMDVNYPQERIDYITKDAKLKLCIDENEFEKFQSHQNSYSKASLQIGNLVNHLAYCIYTSGSTGNPKGVLNHHAGLYNRLLWMKSYLEVGEKEVFLQKTPYTFDVSVWELILPFITGSSLVIAKPEGHKDATYLQEVINKKQVTIIHFVPSMLGVFLLDVDKEKCNCLSHIVCSGEELPAIMAQECKEKFPKTQLHNLYGPTEAAIDVTAINLSEVDVMQQGVSIGKPIANTSMYIVNNSFELQPLGVTGELLISGIQVARGYLNLPELTKDRFIADPFRKDYQVYRTGDIAQWQPDGSIRYMGRIDNQVKIRGNRIELGEVENAIMIYGGIQQVVATPKELNGEKVLVAYYLLEKEIAIDKAEIRAYLQGKLPDYMVPSFYVQLETLPMTSSGKVDRKALPNITGDDLIRGEYVSPQNQTEEKMATIWQDILGIDKVGITDNFFELGGDSIRAIRILGRINKDLCLNYKLADIYALPTIQKLLSIETERTENEIPNAIKAEVEAYFENLEKEFNPYEFYEERKFLYETNSEDSEGLNVVTPFSKEKIVSIYPMSDIELGMLFGSIATRSKGVYHDQFVFPLPTSQFDKESFIKAISVLVDKHEILRTAYNIERYSTPVHLVYEKIDIKLDYEDLSANNQEEIYSKINDFMVNERTQNSFVTSEPGLWRMKIYKTAETEYSLLFQFHHAILDGWSVASLMTELNNIYLSILDNEEIATEKLALTYKDYVFEQNCIKKSDKYNDFWKENLSEYKKLDIFTEENFSKRHDFTIDGELYDSVIQFSQTHSLSLKTIAFAAYLYTLKTLTYEGDITVGMVTNGRPLQEDADKILGCFLNTVPFRIKETNGTALSFVEKINELLISQKQFERISLNELQTRFSLNKKGENPFFDTHFNYIDFHIYNDLNVKNDEKVNEFRFADLNFEATNTFLDLNIRPVANGIKVSWNQQRTLKYGLTVARLQEYYNNFLSTLVNSTDAVLKSESVLPSLEKQSLLYDLNNTTIEYPKGKTILDLFEEQAARTPDNIAILFEETKLTYKELDEQSNQLAAYLTKNYAIEADDLVGIILNRSERMIISIFGILKAGGAYVPMDVNYPKERVDYITIDGKLKVNIDEQEFTKFKSHQDSYSTKAIERGDLVNHLAYCIYTSGSTGNPKGVLNHHAGLYNRLMWMRSYLEVGENEVFLQKTPYTFDVSVWELILPFITGSSLVIAKPEGHRDVDYLQEIISKKQVSIVHFVPSMLGIFLLDTDSEKCNSLSHIVCSGEELPVLMAQECKEKFGTAKLHNLYGPTEAAIDVTAINLSEIDVINEGVSIGKPIANTSIYIVNNSLGLQPLGVPGELLISGIQVARGYLNLPELTQDRFIADPFRVGYQVYRTGDIAQWKPDGSIHYMGRIDNQVKIRGNRIELGEVENAVMAYGDIQQVVATPKELNGEKVLVAYYLLERGVVVDKAAIRTYLQGKLPEYMVPSFYVELETLPMTSSGKVDRKALPSIAGDDLIRAEYVSPGNQTEEKLATIWQDILGIDKVGITDNFFELGGTSFQLIKLQKMIELLWPNKMVISDLFEFNSIKDIAAFINKDSAETNLEEKEEMKFFEI
- a CDS encoding Dyp-type peroxidase, which gives rise to MTNSQLPPVIEPELHDIQGLIIRGYTHPCSVHMLFNFSQDSSAINNIRGFFKDLLPYLQNAEDWGALKPEYMLNIGLTANGIAIVKPELNIPSSSFSATFKKGPWDKNNAQQSLGDYGDGSPDKWWYNNFQNKDLHCVVHAYAMNPGAQEKIVEIITAAAQRSDGKVTELKPFQPNDGGLNQPKSGRLEQYPLIPDDYVHFRYRDSIDNPDLNNNPAGTDEQDLNNFLIGYSTLPNPIPGPLSGPEAKFAKNGCYNALRILHQDTKTFNAFLEEKAELIAPQIKMTKEYTVEWLAAKLCGRWRNGSPLVLSPNAPEQSTSKSTDFGYKANDDMKGMKCPFSAHTRVSNPRDEGVDVAGSTLVPRILRRGMAYGAPMAIDPNANRGLIGLFLCGDLNSQFETIYGWINMNNFSPVFDPANNTPQDPLIANRICPLPGNVDPDFTIPMPDGTNIVITGPLPQFVVTQGTAYCLLPSISSLNEIANGVA